One Scytonema millei VB511283 DNA window includes the following coding sequences:
- a CDS encoding mechanosensitive ion channel family protein, producing MNFQAAITAAWQKIGGLIDGFIIMLPNIVLASVVFIIFFFAARWLKLLVKRLTRRHRQARNLGMVLGRLAQGAVILLGLFVALSIVIPTFRAGDLVQLLGISGVAIGFAFRDILQNFLAGILILLTEPFKIEDQIVFKDFEGTVENIETRATTIRTYDGRRIVIPNSELFTNSVTVNTAFNARRIEYDVGIGYGDDVNQAKRLMLEAIYSVDDVLRSPAADVLVLELAESSVNIRARWWIKPPRRIDDLNSRDKVISAIKQKLYVENGIDLPYPTRQILFHDQTEETDGDRSRQREGWPAGNKEVPKPRSISGSLKRIAQIQASKNGNGSDRNLTADDNR from the coding sequence ATGAATTTTCAAGCAGCAATAACAGCAGCATGGCAGAAAATTGGCGGATTAATTGACGGCTTTATTATCATGCTGCCAAACATTGTTTTGGCGAGCGTTGTTTTTATCATATTTTTCTTCGCTGCTCGCTGGCTGAAGTTATTAGTCAAACGCCTTACCCGCAGGCATCGGCAAGCGCGAAATTTAGGCATGGTACTGGGGCGATTGGCTCAGGGAGCTGTCATTCTCCTGGGCTTGTTTGTCGCACTTTCAATAGTTATCCCTACATTTAGAGCCGGAGATTTGGTACAGCTACTCGGTATTAGTGGTGTAGCAATTGGTTTTGCTTTCCGCGATATTCTACAAAACTTTTTAGCTGGGATTTTGATTCTTTTAACCGAACCGTTCAAAATTGAGGATCAAATCGTTTTCAAAGACTTTGAAGGCACGGTAGAAAACATCGAGACACGCGCTACGACAATTAGAACTTACGACGGTCGCCGAATTGTCATTCCCAATTCCGAATTATTTACAAATTCGGTGACTGTTAACACTGCTTTTAATGCTCGCCGGATTGAATATGATGTTGGCATTGGCTACGGTGACGATGTTAACCAAGCAAAACGATTGATGCTAGAAGCAATTTATAGCGTGGATGATGTTTTGCGATCTCCGGCTGCCGATGTTTTGGTACTAGAACTAGCCGAAAGTAGCGTTAATATTCGCGCGAGGTGGTGGATTAAACCGCCAAGACGGATAGACGATCTCAACTCGCGAGACAAGGTAATTTCTGCGATTAAACAAAAGCTCTACGTGGAAAATGGGATTGACTTGCCTTATCCTACACGCCAAATTTTATTCCACGACCAAACCGAAGAGACAGATGGCGATCGCTCTCGTCAGCGTGAAGGGTGGCCTGCTGGCAACAAAGAAGTCCCCAAACCGCGCAGCATTAGCGGTTCTCTCAAACGAATCGCTCAAATCCAAGCGTCAAAAAACGGTAATGGCAGCGATCGAAATCTCACAGCGGACGACAACCGATGA
- a CDS encoding DUF2254 domain-containing protein produces the protein MKNVKIGKIWDSLHSSYWFLPTIMAVIAIALAFTMLNLDRAGYYGPLEKWGWIYTGGANGAREVLSSVAGSVISVAATAFSITIVALQLAASNYTPRVLRNFMQDTGNQLVLGTFISTFIYSLLVLRTVRGDGDDYDSFVPQLAVTVGLLLGLASIGVLIYFIHHASTIIQASHIIMEASKELHQAIDRLFPEKLGRSLPNAKPHDRAIPANFDVDAYPVKAKSSGYVQAIDEEELMQIAGGRSLLLQIKSRPGRFVVKGSDLVMVFPGDKVNRKLSDRINDAFMFGRQRTEQQDVEFPVNQLVDIALRAISPGINDPTTAIQCIDQLSAGLSHLAQREIPSAYRYDDDNNLRVIAEPFNFAGLTDAAFNQIRQYGKSDVGVIIRMLEAIATIARYTQNEPDRAALRRHADMILHDSHEAVSQELDRQDIEQRYQAVLKVL, from the coding sequence ATGAAAAACGTCAAAATTGGCAAAATTTGGGACTCGCTCCACTCAAGCTACTGGTTCTTGCCGACAATTATGGCAGTTATCGCGATCGCCCTGGCATTTACGATGCTGAATCTCGATCGCGCTGGTTACTACGGTCCGCTGGAAAAATGGGGCTGGATCTATACAGGTGGTGCTAACGGAGCGCGAGAAGTGCTTTCATCTGTAGCTGGTTCGGTGATTTCTGTGGCTGCGACTGCTTTCTCAATTACGATCGTGGCGCTTCAGCTAGCTGCGTCTAATTACACTCCTCGCGTGCTGCGTAACTTTATGCAGGATACGGGCAATCAACTTGTCTTGGGAACATTTATTAGTACGTTCATCTACAGCCTACTGGTACTGCGAACTGTACGCGGTGATGGCGATGATTACGACTCTTTTGTACCGCAGCTTGCAGTTACCGTTGGGTTGTTGTTAGGACTTGCCAGTATTGGCGTACTGATTTACTTTATCCATCACGCCTCTACAATTATTCAGGCATCCCATATCATTATGGAGGCTAGTAAAGAGCTTCACCAAGCCATCGATCGCTTGTTTCCCGAAAAGCTAGGGCGGAGTTTGCCCAATGCCAAGCCGCACGATCGCGCTATCCCAGCTAATTTCGATGTAGATGCTTATCCCGTCAAAGCTAAGAGTAGCGGTTATGTTCAAGCGATCGACGAGGAAGAATTAATGCAAATCGCTGGCGGTCGCTCTTTACTATTGCAAATAAAATCTCGACCAGGCAGGTTTGTGGTCAAGGGCAGCGATTTAGTCATGGTGTTTCCAGGGGATAAGGTCAATCGGAAACTGAGCGATCGCATCAACGATGCTTTTATGTTTGGCAGACAACGCACCGAACAACAGGATGTCGAGTTTCCCGTGAATCAATTAGTTGACATTGCTCTACGTGCCATTTCTCCTGGGATCAACGACCCGACGACGGCAATTCAGTGTATTGACCAACTAAGTGCTGGATTATCTCATTTAGCGCAAAGAGAAATTCCTTCTGCCTACCGCTACGACGACGATAACAACCTGCGCGTCATTGCCGAACCGTTCAACTTTGCCGGACTAACTGATGCAGCTTTCAACCAAATTCGTCAGTATGGCAAATCGGATGTGGGAGTCATAATTCGGATGTTAGAAGCGATCGCTACTATTGCGCGTTATACCCAAAACGAGCCAGACCGTGCGGCACTACGCCGCCACGCCGACATGATTCTACATGATAGTCACGAAGCAGTTTCTCAAGAGTTGGATCGGCAAGATATCGAACAGCGATATCAAGCAGTTTTGAAAGTGCTTTAA
- a CDS encoding ankyrin repeat domain-containing protein: MKNNLVTSTSLVAAVNDNNLELAKKLIASGSDINQMDSNGNSLLIISAANGDSEMVRLLLNSGANLRAVDSSMKGTALHAASYLRYPAVMKVLIEYGIDLNAQGPYNGYSALHDAVVQNNIEGVKLLVDAGAQLNTRSKYGDTPLELAMKCMRREIVTILA; the protein is encoded by the coding sequence ATGAAAAATAATTTAGTTACGAGTACCAGTCTAGTTGCTGCTGTGAACGACAATAACCTTGAATTAGCAAAGAAATTGATTGCTAGCGGCTCGGATATTAACCAAATGGACAGTAATGGAAATAGCCTGCTCATAATTAGTGCTGCCAATGGTGACTCTGAAATGGTCAGGCTGTTGCTTAACTCTGGTGCTAATCTTCGTGCCGTTGACTCCAGCATGAAAGGTACTGCACTGCACGCCGCTTCTTATCTGAGGTATCCAGCAGTGATGAAAGTTTTAATTGAATATGGGATCGATCTCAATGCTCAGGGTCCTTACAACGGATATTCTGCGCTCCACGATGCAGTTGTGCAAAATAATATTGAAGGGGTCAAGCTACTTGTAGATGCGGGCGCACAGTTAAATACTAGAAGCAAGTATGGGGATACCCCTCTGGAACTAGCGATGAAATGTATGCGTAGGGAGATTGTTACCATTCTCGCATAG
- the fahA gene encoding fumarylacetoacetase has translation MIRPINSTHNPNLRSWVDSANQKNTDFPIQNLPFGVFRPRNSNNSRIGVAIGDRILDLTACCQAGLLQELPQELQAACTAPKLNQLMAMGSKAASALRNRLSHLLRADAQNPPLESKILCSMSEAELLLPANIGDYTDFYASIFHATNVGKLFRPDNPLLPNYKYVPIAYHGRASSIVPSGTAIARPKGQRKNSGESVPSFGFSQHLDYELEVGFFISNGNQLGHPISIDDVEEHIFGLCLVNDWSARDIQAWEYQPLGPFLSKSFATTISPWVVTLEALAPFRCASFQRPQGDPLPLPYLSSAHDTKLGGIDLTVEALIRSEQMRAAEMQPFCLSRASFKSMYWTLAQMLAHHSSNGCNLRSGDLLASGTVSGAEAGTQGCLLEITQRGSKPIQLPTGEVSSYLNDGDEIELRGYCEQEGYARVGFGECRGRILSNS, from the coding sequence ATGATCCGTCCCATCAATTCCACCCACAATCCAAATTTACGCAGTTGGGTTGACTCGGCAAATCAAAAGAACACTGATTTTCCGATCCAAAACCTGCCGTTTGGCGTGTTTCGACCTCGGAACAGCAATAATTCCCGAATTGGGGTGGCGATCGGCGATCGAATTTTAGATTTAACTGCGTGTTGCCAAGCTGGATTGCTGCAAGAACTGCCCCAGGAACTACAAGCAGCATGTACTGCACCTAAATTAAATCAATTGATGGCGATGGGAAGTAAAGCAGCCTCAGCATTGCGCAATCGCTTGAGTCATCTGTTACGAGCCGATGCCCAAAATCCCCCTTTGGAAAGCAAAATTCTTTGCTCGATGTCTGAGGCAGAACTTTTATTACCTGCGAATATTGGCGACTATACTGATTTCTACGCTTCGATCTTTCATGCCACTAATGTTGGTAAGTTGTTTCGTCCCGACAATCCACTCCTGCCTAACTACAAATACGTCCCGATCGCTTACCACGGTCGTGCTTCTTCCATCGTGCCTAGCGGCACTGCGATCGCGCGTCCCAAGGGTCAGAGGAAAAACTCTGGGGAATCAGTGCCAAGTTTCGGATTTTCTCAACATTTGGACTACGAATTGGAAGTTGGGTTCTTCATTAGTAATGGAAATCAGCTAGGTCACCCCATCTCAATTGACGATGTGGAGGAACACATATTTGGGCTTTGCTTGGTGAATGATTGGTCGGCAAGAGATATTCAAGCTTGGGAATATCAGCCCCTCGGTCCCTTCTTATCCAAAAGCTTCGCAACGACGATTTCTCCTTGGGTAGTAACCCTAGAAGCTCTAGCACCATTCCGTTGTGCATCTTTTCAACGTCCCCAGGGAGATCCGCTACCACTGCCTTATCTTTCCTCAGCACATGATACTAAACTAGGTGGCATTGACCTTACGGTAGAAGCACTAATCCGCTCAGAGCAAATGCGTGCAGCAGAAATGCAGCCGTTTTGCTTAAGTCGCGCTTCTTTCAAGTCGATGTATTGGACTTTAGCTCAGATGCTCGCTCACCACTCAAGTAATGGTTGCAATCTCCGCTCTGGAGATTTGCTAGCCAGTGGCACAGTTTCTGGTGCTGAAGCAGGAACGCAAGGATGTTTACTCGAAATCACTCAGCGTGGCTCAAAGCCGATTCAACTACCAACAGGCGAGGTAAGTTCCTACCTAAATGACGGAGATGAAATTGAGCTGCGCGGATACTGCGAGCAGGAAGGCTATGCCAGAGTTGGTTTTGGAGAGTGTCGAGGTAGAATTCTTTCAAATAGCTGA
- a CDS encoding Mo-dependent nitrogenase C-terminal domain-containing protein, which produces MVKLLNLRDLVDQWFEQVEVRDRKLAKLLCQSIPASCPFERDIKLFGRTLFHIPPLCKLNPFYEQFVSLRFKALSYLTNESDKDKALYCY; this is translated from the coding sequence ATGGTGAAACTTCTCAATCTACGGGATTTGGTTGACCAATGGTTCGAGCAGGTGGAGGTGCGCGATCGCAAGCTTGCTAAGTTATTATGCCAGTCGATCCCAGCAAGTTGTCCTTTTGAACGAGACATTAAGCTTTTTGGTCGTACTTTATTTCACATTCCACCTCTATGCAAGCTAAATCCTTTTTACGAGCAATTTGTTAGCCTTCGGTTCAAGGCTCTGTCCTATCTAACGAATGAATCTGATAAAGATAAAGCACTATATTGCTACTAA
- a CDS encoding NmrA family NAD(P)-binding protein — translation MTSKDFEFPRSLFPNDMESKIGRVLLIGVTGGTGKNAVKGFLDTGVTDLHAITRKIDLSRPNLSKISDAGVELVEANLDDEASLQAALRGISAVYCHGLSADAAKPDPQEIERAHRLARAAVDAKIEHLVYNSAGGAERNSGVSHIEQKYQVEQVFKQAGLPTTMLRACLFMEEFWKKYTRPSILKGVFSFSLQPDRPLHLITTRDMGRIAAYVMKNAQKYIGQEIELAGDVLTPLQMAQSFSEAQSMPVVYREIPAWIFLLLWRWELFALISWYRTQGYQADVRRLREAEFPTLLTTFSEFLAETHWANKELTYENL, via the coding sequence ATGACAAGCAAAGATTTTGAATTTCCCCGATCGCTTTTCCCTAATGACATGGAATCAAAAATTGGTAGGGTTTTGCTTATTGGAGTGACTGGTGGCACTGGCAAAAACGCAGTCAAGGGATTTCTCGATACTGGAGTTACTGACTTACACGCCATCACTAGAAAAATCGACCTGAGCCGCCCCAATTTGTCAAAGATCAGTGATGCAGGCGTTGAGCTAGTTGAGGCTAACTTGGATGATGAAGCATCGCTTCAAGCAGCTTTGAGGGGAATTTCGGCTGTCTACTGCCACGGTTTGTCTGCCGATGCTGCTAAACCCGATCCACAAGAGATCGAGAGAGCGCACCGACTGGCACGAGCGGCTGTTGATGCCAAGATCGAGCATTTGGTGTATAACTCCGCAGGTGGAGCAGAGAGAAATTCTGGAGTCAGCCATATCGAGCAGAAGTATCAGGTGGAGCAAGTTTTCAAACAGGCTGGCTTGCCAACAACTATGCTCAGAGCTTGTCTATTCATGGAAGAGTTTTGGAAGAAGTACACGCGACCATCCATCCTCAAAGGGGTCTTCTCCTTTTCGCTTCAGCCCGACCGACCGCTACATCTAATTACAACTAGGGATATGGGACGCATTGCTGCTTATGTCATGAAAAACGCACAAAAGTACATTGGTCAAGAAATCGAGCTGGCAGGCGACGTGCTAACCCCTCTACAAATGGCGCAGAGCTTCTCAGAAGCACAGTCCATGCCAGTTGTCTACAGAGAAATACCTGCATGGATATTTCTACTGCTTTGGCGATGGGAACTATTTGCCCTGATTAGCTGGTATCGCACTCAAGGCTATCAAGCCGATGTTAGGCGCTTAAGAGAAGCGGAATTTCCCACACTCCTGACTACATTTAGTGAATTTCTGGCAGAAACTCACTGGGCAAACAAAGAACTTACTTACGAAAATCTGTAA
- a CDS encoding translocation/assembly module TamB domain-containing protein produces MNFWQKLTGQTKNLLTKICKRRRSLPLLLILSSSFGTFRTVRVQAVVEGSASELADNLESIGKPNRSKAESVALLGGSFINTLGRGNPTLGLATIAGSTLLSDFQDNITEIGEALGIDELRFPTAAVEIGAWLF; encoded by the coding sequence GTGAATTTCTGGCAGAAACTCACTGGGCAAACAAAGAACTTACTTACGAAAATCTGTAAGCGCAGGCGATCGCTCCCACTCCTTCTAATCCTATCGTCAAGCTTCGGCACTTTTCGCACCGTGCGCGTGCAAGCAGTGGTAGAGGGTTCTGCGAGTGAATTGGCGGATAACCTAGAATCGATCGGCAAACCGAATCGCAGCAAAGCAGAGAGCGTCGCGCTGTTAGGCGGTTCCTTTATCAATACTTTGGGTAGAGGAAATCCTACACTAGGACTTGCCACAATAGCAGGCTCTACCCTACTGTCCGACTTCCAAGACAATATTACCGAGATTGGTGAGGCTTTAGGCATTGATGAATTACGCTTTCCTACCGCAGCAGTAGAAATTGGAGCGTGGCTTTTTTGA
- a CDS encoding efflux RND transporter periplasmic adaptor subunit: MSYSDSKGTEPENQTIKQEDDAGSRSGNVVSVEKTGEVQDNSPPERVRTKSSSRQKRQWVSIIGAIAILLGGGFLGWQWWQRQEQGQSPPGQSQPRAVPVNTATVSSGTIVESSEFIANLESRQSVTLLPQVQGRVAQIYVQPGTQVKAGQPLVQIDPDEQQASVSGAVAAAAAARAQVATAQATLRSLRAERQATLSDLRLSQEQYKRYSALAGQGAVSRETRDQYYNQLQTARANLNAIDKQIEAQTSAVAQAQQAVQQAEANTNQARVQLQYFQVNAPFAGTVGAIPVKVGDLVTPSTQLTTVTQNQPLEVNVSIPRERVAQVEIGTPVELLNEQGEQIGTSKVFFISPQVTNDTQSVLIKALFANSPTQLRADSFVRARVIWNQRQGILIPTTAVSRVAGQTFVYVVQQTKSPSGQTQLTARQQPVKLGEIQDDRYQVRSGLRSGDRIVTSGLLNLRDGAAIAPVPEQGAGAEEQRGRGN, translated from the coding sequence ATGAGCTATTCGGATTCTAAAGGCACGGAACCAGAAAATCAAACGATAAAGCAAGAGGATGATGCAGGATCTCGCTCTGGAAATGTAGTATCGGTCGAAAAAACTGGTGAGGTGCAAGACAATTCCCCTCCCGAGCGAGTACGGACAAAATCTTCCTCTAGACAGAAGCGCCAGTGGGTATCAATTATAGGTGCGATCGCTATCCTTCTGGGTGGGGGCTTTTTGGGTTGGCAGTGGTGGCAGCGTCAAGAGCAAGGTCAGTCACCACCAGGACAAAGCCAGCCGCGTGCTGTTCCCGTCAACACGGCAACAGTTTCATCTGGCACTATAGTTGAAAGCTCGGAATTTATTGCTAATTTGGAATCGCGGCAGTCGGTGACTCTTTTGCCACAAGTTCAGGGACGAGTCGCGCAAATTTACGTCCAACCAGGTACTCAAGTCAAAGCTGGGCAACCACTGGTGCAAATCGATCCTGACGAGCAACAAGCCTCCGTATCGGGTGCAGTTGCGGCAGCAGCAGCGGCTCGCGCTCAAGTCGCAACTGCACAAGCTACACTGCGATCGCTCAGAGCAGAAAGGCAAGCCACTCTATCCGATCTAAGACTGAGCCAAGAGCAGTACAAACGATATTCTGCACTAGCTGGTCAAGGAGCAGTATCGCGAGAGACGAGAGACCAATATTACAACCAACTGCAAACAGCCCGCGCTAATTTGAATGCGATCGATAAGCAAATCGAAGCACAGACATCGGCAGTCGCTCAAGCTCAACAAGCCGTACAGCAAGCAGAGGCAAATACTAACCAGGCGCGAGTGCAACTGCAATACTTCCAAGTCAACGCTCCTTTTGCAGGTACAGTAGGCGCGATTCCCGTCAAAGTTGGCGATCTCGTCACGCCTTCGACTCAACTAACCACCGTGACTCAAAATCAACCTTTAGAAGTGAACGTCTCTATCCCACGGGAACGGGTGGCACAAGTGGAGATCGGTACGCCAGTAGAATTATTAAACGAACAGGGAGAGCAAATCGGTACGAGCAAGGTATTTTTTATCTCGCCCCAAGTGACAAACGACACGCAATCGGTCTTAATTAAAGCCTTATTTGCTAATTCCCCAACCCAGCTCCGAGCCGATAGCTTTGTCCGCGCCAGAGTGATTTGGAACCAGCGACAAGGAATTTTGATTCCTACTACAGCAGTATCGCGAGTTGCAGGGCAAACATTTGTCTATGTGGTACAACAAACAAAATCCCCATCGGGACAAACTCAACTAACGGCTCGACAGCAACCAGTGAAGTTAGGTGAGATTCAAGACGATCGCTACCAAGTGCGATCGGGATTGCGATCGGGAGACAGAATCGTTACCTCTGGTTTACTCAACCTCAGAGATGGCGCTGCGATCGCCCCTGTGCCAGAGCAGGGAGCAGGGGCAGAGGAGCAGAGGGGCAGAGGAAACTAA
- a CDS encoding efflux RND transporter permease subunit — protein sequence MFVDFFIKRPVFASVCTIIILLAGAISIPTLPAAQYPEISPPQVNVTANYTGASAEIVENTVTTVLEREINGVRGQRYISSSSNNDGSSSISVTFEPTRDQDLAAVDVQNRVSVAQAQLPEAVQRTGVTVTKRSSTLLLALGLFSEQNKYDPIFLSNYADIYLVDALKRIEGVGDITIFGERRYAMRVWLDPNLLASRNLTAQDVVAALNEQNIQVGAGRLGQQPLPNNQQYQIDVRAQSRLQDASEFENIVLKTGADGTLVRLKDVGRAELGAENYDSFLRFRGQDAVGLGVYQLPGSNALEVASAVKVEIQRLSQSFPPGMRYDVAFDTTLFVQESLSEVVITLLIAIALVITVIFLFLQNWRVAVIPAITIPVALIGTFAFIKVFGFSINSLTLFGLTLATGMVVDDAIVVVEDISRLLQQENMEPRQAASVAMHELLGAVIATSLVLMAVFIPVAFFPGTTGALYRQFALTIAFSIAISTFLAITITPSLAGILLRREQTTGGWLGRIFHQINRFLDWLRRGYQKILHRLVRIKYIVLALFAAAIAFTAWLFVTVPTAFLPEEDQGYFITLVQGPPGVSLNYTDDVMRRVETQILKIPEVQSTFTVGGFSFSGNTANNGIIFTSLKPWNERKGTGQSVQAITQKLGGQLAAIPQARIIPTNPPAIPGLGSIGGFQFQLQDRGNVGLDTLLQTANQLIGRASQTEGLQRVFTTFTANTPQVIVEVNRNQAKALQVSIDDIYNTLQTFLGSQYVNDFNLEQRSYRVYVQADGQFRNNPDDIRQLYVRSAQGRTISLANLVKITPTTGAQTINRYNLFRSIEITGSAAEGFSSGEAIQKMEQIAAEVLPPNIGYEWSGITAEELESGGQAPIIFGLGIVFVFLVLAAQYENYLDPLIILLAVPLAVLGALLALTLRGFPNDVYGQVGLVMLIGLASKNSILIVEFANQLRDRGLSITQAALEAAQERLRPILMTAISTLVGIFPLVIASGAGAGSRQSLGTAVFGGMLVATVLSLFVVPILYITFESFGDRWFHKDRKSKRSQQQLSEPARESEVTR from the coding sequence ATGTTCGTAGATTTCTTCATCAAGCGCCCTGTCTTTGCTAGCGTCTGTACCATCATTATTCTGTTGGCAGGAGCGATTAGCATTCCCACGCTACCTGCTGCCCAGTATCCCGAAATTAGTCCGCCTCAAGTCAATGTCACGGCAAACTACACTGGAGCTAGTGCAGAAATTGTCGAAAACACTGTCACAACTGTATTAGAGCGGGAAATTAACGGCGTTCGCGGTCAGAGGTACATTAGTTCTAGCAGTAACAACGATGGTAGCAGTTCGATTTCGGTCACGTTCGAGCCGACTCGCGACCAAGATTTGGCAGCTGTTGACGTACAAAATCGCGTATCCGTCGCCCAGGCACAGTTACCAGAAGCAGTACAGCGCACGGGAGTGACGGTAACGAAGCGGTCTAGCACTCTGTTGTTGGCACTTGGGCTGTTTTCCGAACAGAACAAATACGACCCGATCTTTTTAAGTAATTATGCCGATATCTACCTCGTAGATGCTCTCAAAAGAATCGAGGGTGTTGGCGATATTACAATTTTTGGCGAACGCAGATATGCGATGCGCGTGTGGTTAGACCCGAATTTACTTGCCAGTCGCAATCTCACAGCACAAGATGTCGTGGCGGCGCTCAACGAACAAAACATTCAAGTTGGTGCGGGGCGATTGGGTCAACAGCCGCTTCCTAACAATCAACAATATCAAATCGACGTGCGGGCGCAAAGTCGCCTGCAAGATGCCTCCGAATTTGAAAATATCGTCCTCAAAACGGGTGCAGATGGAACGCTGGTGAGGCTGAAAGATGTCGGACGGGCAGAATTAGGCGCAGAAAATTACGATTCCTTCTTGCGATTTCGGGGACAAGATGCTGTAGGCTTGGGGGTTTATCAATTACCAGGTAGTAATGCCTTGGAAGTTGCTAGTGCGGTTAAAGTTGAAATTCAAAGACTGTCACAAAGTTTCCCTCCAGGCATGAGGTATGATGTCGCCTTTGACACGACTTTATTCGTGCAAGAATCGCTTTCCGAAGTGGTAATTACGCTATTAATTGCGATCGCCCTAGTTATTACCGTAATCTTCCTGTTTCTGCAAAACTGGCGAGTTGCTGTCATTCCTGCGATTACGATCCCTGTAGCTTTGATCGGTACGTTTGCTTTTATTAAAGTTTTCGGATTTTCGATTAATAGCTTGACGCTGTTTGGTCTAACTTTAGCTACAGGGATGGTGGTAGACGATGCGATCGTCGTAGTTGAAGATATTTCCCGCTTGTTGCAACAAGAAAACATGGAGCCGCGTCAAGCTGCATCGGTAGCGATGCACGAACTACTAGGTGCAGTCATTGCCACGTCTTTAGTATTGATGGCGGTGTTTATTCCCGTAGCTTTCTTCCCAGGTACTACAGGGGCATTATACCGTCAATTCGCGCTGACAATTGCCTTTTCGATCGCCATCTCTACCTTTCTTGCTATTACGATTACGCCTTCTTTAGCAGGTATTTTGCTGCGACGAGAACAAACTACAGGCGGCTGGTTAGGTCGAATTTTCCACCAAATCAATCGTTTTCTTGACTGGTTGCGGCGAGGTTATCAAAAAATTCTCCATCGCCTAGTCAGAATCAAATACATTGTTTTGGCGCTATTTGCTGCCGCGATCGCCTTTACAGCTTGGTTATTTGTGACTGTGCCTACTGCCTTTTTACCAGAAGAAGACCAAGGATATTTTATTACATTGGTGCAGGGTCCGCCTGGAGTTTCTTTAAACTATACAGATGATGTGATGCGGCGAGTCGAGACGCAAATTCTCAAAATTCCCGAAGTGCAATCGACTTTTACTGTCGGTGGTTTTAGTTTTAGCGGCAATACTGCTAATAATGGGATTATTTTTACCTCGCTCAAACCTTGGAATGAACGTAAAGGTACGGGGCAATCAGTTCAAGCAATTACGCAGAAGTTAGGCGGACAATTAGCAGCAATTCCGCAAGCAAGAATTATTCCCACAAATCCGCCGGCAATTCCTGGTTTGGGTAGCATTGGTGGCTTTCAATTTCAATTACAAGACCGAGGGAATGTTGGTTTAGATACCTTATTGCAAACAGCTAATCAATTGATAGGTAGAGCCAGTCAAACAGAGGGGTTGCAAAGAGTATTTACAACTTTTACTGCTAATACACCACAAGTAATAGTAGAAGTTAATCGCAACCAAGCTAAAGCACTACAAGTTTCTATTGACGATATTTATAACACGTTGCAGACTTTTTTAGGTTCGCAGTACGTGAATGATTTTAATTTAGAACAGCGCAGCTATCGCGTTTACGTACAAGCAGACGGACAGTTTCGTAATAACCCCGATGATATTCGCCAGCTCTACGTGCGATCGGCACAGGGACGCACGATCTCTCTAGCTAATTTAGTGAAAATTACGCCGACAACTGGAGCGCAGACAATTAATCGCTACAATTTATTTCGCTCAATTGAAATTACTGGTTCGGCAGCTGAAGGCTTCAGTTCTGGCGAAGCAATTCAAAAGATGGAACAAATTGCTGCTGAGGTGCTACCACCTAATATCGGTTATGAATGGTCGGGAATTACGGCGGAGGAATTAGAGTCTGGCGGACAAGCACCAATCATTTTTGGTTTGGGGATCGTTTTTGTCTTTCTAGTTTTAGCAGCTCAGTATGAAAATTATCTCGATCCGTTGATTATTCTCTTAGCTGTACCGCTAGCTGTTCTGGGTGCATTATTGGCTCTAACTTTACGCGGTTTTCCTAATGATGTCTACGGTCAAGTTGGGTTAGTGATGTTGATTGGGTTGGCAAGTAAAAATTCAATTTTAATTGTAGAATTTGCCAATCAATTGCGCGATCGCGGGTTGTCAATTACACAAGCAGCTTTAGAAGCAGCTCAAGAACGCTTGCGACCGATTTTGATGACGGCAATTTCTACTCTAGTGGGAATTTTCCCCTTAGTGATAGCTAGCGGAGCGGGAGCGGGTAGTCGTCAATCTTTAGGTACGGCTGTATTTGGCGGAATGCTGGTGGCTACGGTTTTGAGTTTGTTTGTCGTACCGATTTTGTACATTACATTTGAGTCATTTGGCGATCGCTGGTTTCATAAAGATCGCAAGTCTAAACGTTCTCAACAACAATTATCAGAGCCAGCACGGGAGTCAGAAGTCACTCGCTAA